Proteins from a single region of Runella sp. SP2:
- a CDS encoding FAD-binding oxidoreductase: MKADYLIVGQGIAGSVLAWTLERRGYRVVIMSSADLPTASKVSGGIFNPITGKKLARTWKVEEIFPYARTFYQEMEEALQTEFVHLCDVYRPFRSIEEQNTYLAQTADPNLAKYVAAETNDEKFAPFIENQYGGLQITHSGWVDCPEMLEKIKAYFVEKSQYLVENFDYESIVFQENSVNYKEWEVKKILFCEGYEALQNPFFNWLPFNPVKGQTLITQVEGYSVEEIVNQGTFILPIDNKGKCRFGATYTWHDLNWETTEDARQFLIDKIGVYFKKPYTILEQQVGIRPSTKDRRPLVGIHPEYPQLGIFNGLGTKGVTLAPFFASQFVNFLELGEELDPEVNITRVFSLYFRSKSSQ; this comes from the coding sequence ATGAAAGCCGATTACTTAATTGTAGGACAGGGGATAGCTGGTTCGGTCTTGGCTTGGACGTTGGAGCGGAGAGGCTACCGAGTGGTGATTATGTCAAGCGCCGATTTGCCAACGGCGTCTAAAGTTTCAGGAGGAATCTTTAATCCGATTACGGGGAAGAAATTAGCACGTACTTGGAAGGTCGAGGAGATTTTTCCGTATGCACGTACATTTTATCAAGAAATGGAAGAAGCGCTCCAAACGGAGTTCGTACACTTGTGTGATGTATATCGCCCGTTTCGCTCCATTGAAGAACAAAATACGTATTTGGCTCAAACCGCCGATCCCAACTTGGCGAAGTACGTAGCTGCAGAAACAAATGATGAAAAATTTGCCCCATTTATCGAAAATCAGTACGGAGGTCTCCAAATTACGCATTCGGGCTGGGTCGATTGTCCTGAGATGCTAGAAAAAATAAAAGCGTATTTTGTTGAAAAAAGTCAATATTTGGTTGAAAATTTCGATTACGAAAGTATTGTTTTTCAGGAAAATAGTGTAAATTATAAAGAGTGGGAGGTAAAAAAAATACTATTTTGTGAAGGCTATGAAGCGCTTCAGAATCCATTTTTTAATTGGCTGCCGTTCAATCCTGTAAAAGGACAGACGCTAATCACGCAAGTTGAAGGCTACTCGGTTGAAGAAATTGTGAACCAAGGAACGTTTATTTTGCCCATCGACAACAAAGGAAAATGTCGATTTGGCGCGACTTATACTTGGCATGATTTGAATTGGGAAACAACTGAGGACGCTCGACAGTTTCTAATAGATAAGATAGGTGTTTATTTCAAAAAACCATATACCATTCTTGAGCAGCAAGTCGGGATTCGTCCTTCCACCAAAGACCGTCGGCCCTTGGTAGGGATACATCCAGAGTATCCTCAATTGGGGATTTTCAACGGGCTTGGAACAAAAGGCGTAACACTCGCTCCCTTTTTTGCATCCCAATTTGTGAATTTTTTAGAATTAGGTGAAGAATTGGACCCAGAGGTGAATATTACGCGCGTTTTTTCGTTATATTTTCGTTCTAAATCAAGTCAATAA
- the cmk gene encoding (d)CMP kinase, translated as MPKIIIAVDGYSSCGKSTTAKGVAAYLGYAYIDTGAMYRAVTLYFMTHHVSLTNPKEVAKALENIKIDFRRNPETGRNETYLNGLNVEDEIRKLYIANWVSEVSAVSDVRRAMVAQQQRMGKARGVVMDGRDIGTVVFPDAELKVFMTAEPEIRAERRQIELLAKGEMLDLDDILQNIKKRDHIDTTRSDSPLRQASDAVSVDTSFMTLDEQIDLVTQLADERISRSMRKRRNAS; from the coding sequence ATGCCAAAAATTATTATTGCTGTTGACGGCTATTCAAGCTGCGGAAAAAGCACCACAGCCAAAGGGGTAGCCGCCTATCTGGGCTATGCGTACATTGATACGGGGGCGATGTACCGCGCCGTTACGCTTTATTTTATGACGCATCATGTCTCATTGACTAACCCTAAGGAAGTTGCCAAAGCACTGGAAAATATCAAAATAGATTTTAGACGAAACCCCGAAACAGGCCGCAATGAAACTTATCTGAATGGCTTGAATGTGGAAGACGAAATTCGTAAGTTGTACATTGCCAATTGGGTAAGTGAAGTAAGTGCGGTGTCAGATGTACGCCGTGCGATGGTGGCCCAGCAGCAACGAATGGGTAAAGCCCGTGGTGTGGTCATGGATGGGCGTGACATAGGCACCGTGGTTTTTCCTGATGCTGAGCTGAAAGTATTTATGACCGCCGAGCCCGAAATCAGGGCAGAGCGTCGTCAAATTGAATTATTGGCCAAGGGAGAAATGTTAGACCTTGATGACATTCTTCAAAATATAAAAAAACGGGACCACATTGATACCACGCGAAGCGATAGCCCACTTCGTCAGGCGTCGGATGCCGTAAGTGTTGATACGTCGTTTATGACGCTTGACGAACAAATAGATTTGGTAACACAATTGGCGGATGAACGCATAAGCCGTTCGATGCGAAAAAGAAGAAATGCTTCATGA
- a CDS encoding TM2 domain-containing protein: MKKLFALVFCFAVLLVTKSHATTAEYYVDAVSVEQTLNSGDQLDVANVEQAATALESLMGQGNEMTKVMAGDKKPVVAFILAWVVGFLGIHRAYLGTAGGVIVGYILTCGGLGIVALIDWIVLLLEVIEEKNFDKYVNNKKFFMFAN; encoded by the coding sequence ATGAAAAAACTATTTGCACTTGTTTTTTGCTTTGCTGTACTACTTGTTACAAAAAGCCACGCTACTACTGCTGAGTATTATGTTGACGCAGTTTCTGTTGAACAAACGCTTAACTCAGGCGATCAATTGGACGTAGCGAACGTTGAACAAGCTGCCACAGCGCTTGAAAGCCTTATGGGTCAAGGAAACGAAATGACTAAAGTAATGGCAGGTGACAAAAAACCAGTTGTTGCATTTATTTTGGCATGGGTAGTTGGTTTCTTAGGTATCCACCGTGCTTACCTTGGAACTGCTGGTGGTGTTATCGTTGGATACATCCTTACCTGTGGTGGTTTGGGTATTGTTGCTTTGATTGACTGGATTGTTCTTCTTTTAGAAGTAATCGAAGAGAAGAATTTTGATAAGTACGTCAACAATAAGAAGTTCTTCATGTTTGCCAACTAA
- the yidD gene encoding membrane protein insertion efficiency factor YidD: MADKNRNILLCGMLLLACTMGQLRAQVSDLELLAESGSAPTVSFGKVEKPKQSPFLRYNPVYWLLNGALTGYQKVISPQISADCLYELSCSRFSRVAIQEFGIFKGIALTADRISRCNRVAATSIELLRINMQTGKVVDTPAMYRITPKKTP; the protein is encoded by the coding sequence ATGGCTGACAAGAACAGAAATATACTCCTGTGTGGAATGCTGCTGTTGGCCTGTACGATGGGCCAATTGAGGGCGCAGGTGTCAGACCTAGAGCTGCTGGCTGAATCTGGATCGGCGCCAACAGTTTCGTTTGGGAAGGTAGAAAAGCCCAAGCAATCCCCTTTCTTGCGTTATAATCCTGTTTATTGGTTGCTAAATGGCGCATTGACAGGCTATCAAAAAGTAATTTCACCCCAAATCTCGGCTGATTGTCTTTATGAATTATCCTGCTCGCGTTTTAGTAGGGTAGCGATACAAGAATTTGGTATTTTTAAAGGAATTGCCCTCACTGCCGACCGAATTTCACGCTGCAACCGTGTGGCTGCCACAAGCATTGAATTGCTCCGAATCAATATGCAGACAGGGAAAGTGGTGGATACGCCCGCCATGTATCGGATAACCCCCAAAAAGACTCCATGA
- the prmC gene encoding peptide chain release factor N(5)-glutamine methyltransferase, with product MYSSAKPLFDYIVQNITSYPHKEARAMAFMLMEHFLRLRNVDVLVDKPIPANASQPDWDTIVKRLNQSEPVQHIIGSTYFCNLEFKVSPSVLIPRPETEELVRLIVKDCYWEENPVKIVDIGTGSGCIAIALDRFMSFAKVWGWDVSEDALAIAQENAHRLLSEATFEKYDILREDTFAGEFDCVVSNPPYVTYSEQSSMEPNVLRFEPHLALFVEDTDPLLFYRAIADFCLKHLKKTGACYVEINEHFGQATKQLFLEKGFVKVDVIQDMYGKDRIVKAKLSIEGL from the coding sequence ATGTATTCCTCTGCTAAACCTCTTTTTGATTATATCGTTCAAAATATCACTTCTTATCCTCACAAAGAAGCAAGGGCCATGGCATTTATGTTGATGGAGCATTTTCTACGGCTTCGCAACGTGGATGTGCTTGTTGATAAACCTATTCCCGCTAATGCTTCTCAGCCTGATTGGGATACCATTGTCAAACGCTTGAACCAAAGTGAGCCAGTACAACACATCATCGGTTCGACATATTTCTGCAATTTGGAGTTTAAAGTATCGCCTTCGGTGCTTATTCCTCGTCCAGAAACGGAAGAATTGGTGCGGTTGATTGTGAAGGACTGTTATTGGGAGGAAAACCCCGTTAAAATTGTTGATATTGGCACAGGAAGTGGCTGTATTGCGATTGCTCTCGACCGATTTATGTCATTTGCCAAAGTGTGGGGTTGGGATGTGTCGGAAGATGCCTTGGCGATTGCGCAAGAAAATGCCCACCGTCTGTTGTCAGAAGCAACGTTTGAAAAATATGATATTTTAAGAGAAGACACTTTTGCGGGTGAGTTTGATTGTGTGGTGAGTAATCCGCCCTACGTGACTTATTCCGAACAGTCGAGCATGGAGCCCAATGTATTGCGTTTTGAGCCGCATTTGGCGTTGTTTGTGGAAGATACCGATCCGTTACTTTTCTATCGTGCCATCGCTGATTTTTGCCTCAAACACTTGAAAAAAACGGGCGCTTGCTACGTCGAAATCAACGAACATTTTGGACAAGCAACCAAGCAACTTTTCTTAGAAAAAGGCTTTGTCAAGGTTGATGTCATTCAGGATATGTACGGAAAAGACCGCATCGTAAAAGCAAAGCTGTCGATAGAGGGTCTGTAA
- a CDS encoding DUF420 domain-containing protein, with protein sequence MSTITVQQNKKFNQWINIIAVAIPVVVAILLNPSIPKVNLGEWTKTLPHVNGVINSLTSVSLLAGFYFIKRKNIAAHRVMMTISFCLGALFLVSYVLYHLSNESTAFGGEGIIRPIYYFLLVTHITLSIGVVWFVLRAVYYAFSNQIDLHKKAVKWAFPIWLYVSITGVIVYLMISPYYQ encoded by the coding sequence ATGTCAACAATCACAGTTCAGCAAAACAAAAAATTTAACCAGTGGATCAACATAATCGCGGTTGCGATTCCAGTTGTCGTCGCTATTTTGTTGAATCCGAGTATTCCTAAAGTAAACTTGGGTGAGTGGACAAAAACACTACCTCACGTCAATGGTGTGATTAATTCTCTGACAAGCGTGTCGTTACTTGCGGGTTTTTATTTCATCAAGCGTAAAAATATCGCCGCGCATCGCGTTATGATGACTATCTCATTTTGTTTAGGGGCACTTTTCTTGGTGAGCTACGTCTTGTATCATTTATCGAACGAATCTACTGCCTTCGGAGGCGAAGGAATCATTCGTCCAATTTATTATTTTTTGCTTGTTACACATATTACGCTTTCAATTGGGGTTGTGTGGTTTGTGCTACGTGCAGTATATTATGCATTTAGCAATCAAATCGACCTGCACAAGAAAGCCGTCAAATGGGCGTTTCCTATTTGGCTCTATGTCAGTATAACGGGGGTAATCGTTTATTTAATGATTTCTCCTTACTATCAATAA
- a CDS encoding cytochrome C oxidase subunit IV family protein, with the protein MAHVHEHDENAGAEQRKAIWRTFWILLILTALEFLIAFTLEAGTLKTSIFVGMTIVKAFYIVGEFMHLKHEVKSLIWAALLPCIFVVWLLIALMTEGGSIFDLR; encoded by the coding sequence ATGGCACACGTTCACGAACACGACGAAAACGCTGGCGCAGAACAACGCAAAGCAATTTGGCGCACATTTTGGATTCTACTCATCCTTACAGCTCTAGAGTTCTTGATTGCATTCACATTGGAGGCTGGCACGTTGAAAACATCTATTTTCGTTGGAATGACGATTGTTAAGGCATTCTATATCGTTGGGGAATTTATGCACCTTAAACACGAAGTAAAGTCGTTGATTTGGGCAGCTTTGCTTCCTTGTATTTTCGTCGTTTGGTTGCTAATAGCATTAATGACAGAAGGCGGTTCTATTTTTGATTTGAGATAG
- a CDS encoding cytochrome c oxidase subunit 3, giving the protein MAATAQPNVKNVWLGGVEPMKASYGKLMMWFFLVSDTFTFSALLVSYGLVRFSYPAYAGKVADFVSSPAYWPIPEKVFDALPFMHGLHAPLVFVGIMTFILILSSVTMVLAVEAGHRMDRAGVEKYMLWTILGGATFLGCQAWEWTHFIHGTDNGTVIKELVDGSWVTRTVFGANLTENQYGPPAFADLFFFITGFHGTHVFSGVVLNYLIFYRASTGFYDRRGSYEMVEKVGLYWHFVDLVWVFVFTFFYLV; this is encoded by the coding sequence ATGGCTGCTACTGCACAACCGAATGTGAAAAATGTATGGCTAGGTGGAGTTGAGCCCATGAAGGCTAGCTACGGGAAGTTGATGATGTGGTTCTTTTTAGTATCAGATACATTTACTTTCTCGGCCTTGTTGGTTTCTTATGGCTTAGTTCGCTTCAGTTATCCTGCTTATGCGGGTAAGGTCGCTGATTTTGTTTCATCACCAGCCTACTGGCCAATTCCTGAAAAGGTATTTGATGCCCTGCCATTTATGCACGGTCTTCATGCTCCTCTCGTTTTTGTAGGGATTATGACCTTCATTTTGATCCTTAGTTCGGTTACAATGGTACTTGCAGTTGAAGCTGGACATCGTATGGATCGCGCGGGTGTTGAAAAATATATGTTGTGGACAATCCTTGGTGGGGCAACTTTCTTGGGTTGTCAAGCATGGGAGTGGACGCACTTTATTCACGGTACAGATAATGGAACTGTGATTAAAGAATTGGTAGATGGTTCATGGGTAACAAGAACTGTTTTTGGTGCCAATTTGACCGAAAACCAATATGGTCCTCCAGCTTTTGCTGATTTATTCTTCTTCATTACTGGATTCCATGGAACACACGTATTCTCAGGGGTAGTGCTTAACTACTTGATTTTCTACAGAGCATCAACTGGTTTTTATGATCGCCGTGGTTCGTATGAAATGGTAGAAAAAGTAGGTCTTTACTGGCACTTTGTTGACTTGGTGTGGGTATTCGTATTTACATTCTTTTACTTGGTATAA
- a CDS encoding cytochrome c oxidase subunit 3, protein MAKVEKLRIEEAPETLSMDPKKFILWGFIVTIIMLFASQTSAYLVRRAEGNWVEFEVPQIFWYSSVVLIISSIAMHWAYLAAKKDNFNTLKIAISITFVLGLAFLWMQVEGWKDLVAQNIYFVGNPSGSFFYVFTLLHGVHLVTGLIVLCVTFISAMRLKVHAKNLRRIEICTTYWHFLDILWLYLFAFLLYFR, encoded by the coding sequence ATGGCAAAGGTTGAAAAACTAAGGATAGAGGAAGCGCCAGAAACCTTGTCGATGGATCCCAAGAAGTTTATCTTGTGGGGGTTTATCGTAACAATTATCATGCTTTTTGCCTCGCAGACAAGTGCCTATTTGGTGCGTAGAGCAGAAGGAAATTGGGTTGAATTTGAGGTCCCTCAAATTTTTTGGTATAGTTCTGTTGTCTTGATTATTAGCAGCATTGCCATGCACTGGGCATATTTAGCTGCAAAAAAAGACAATTTCAATACGCTCAAAATCGCAATTTCTATTACTTTTGTGCTTGGACTGGCGTTTTTGTGGATGCAAGTAGAAGGATGGAAAGACTTGGTGGCCCAAAACATTTATTTCGTTGGTAATCCCTCAGGTTCGTTCTTTTACGTTTTTACGCTTCTCCACGGTGTTCACTTGGTAACAGGTCTGATTGTGTTGTGTGTTACTTTTATCTCAGCAATGCGCCTAAAAGTTCACGCAAAAAACTTGAGAAGAATTGAGATTTGTACGACATATTGGCATTTTCTTGACATTCTCTGGCTTTATTTATTTGCATTTCTTTTGTATTTCCGTTGA
- the cyoE gene encoding heme o synthase gives MTLAINLFFEKVRTYLELMKLRLAWLVAFSGAFGYSLAVEKVNWPSLLLFILAAFSITGAANIINQIIEKDLDKLMKRTQNRPLPSGRVSVNEATIFALALFAFATFIFLMEFNVRACALAILSTVLYGFVYTPLKRVGTIAVFVGAIPGAFPPMIGWVAATNHFGLEPGILFAIQFFWQFPHFWAIAWVLDEDYKKAGFNLLPSKGGKDLNTAIQMMIYTLFLLPVGWLPYELGMTGINSALVAMLFGVLFLAQTFHLMRKCSDKTALQLMFGSFAYLPIVQIAYLLDKA, from the coding sequence ATGACATTGGCAATCAATTTATTTTTTGAAAAAGTGCGCACCTATTTGGAGTTGATGAAACTTCGCTTGGCGTGGCTAGTGGCTTTTTCGGGGGCGTTTGGATATAGCCTAGCGGTCGAAAAGGTAAACTGGCCTAGCTTATTACTTTTTATTTTGGCGGCTTTTTCAATCACAGGTGCGGCAAATATCATCAACCAAATCATTGAGAAAGATTTGGATAAATTGATGAAAAGAACCCAAAATCGACCACTTCCTAGTGGCCGTGTTTCGGTGAATGAAGCTACTATTTTTGCCTTAGCCTTATTCGCTTTTGCGACGTTCATATTTTTGATGGAGTTCAATGTAAGGGCCTGTGCTTTAGCCATCCTTTCCACAGTTTTATATGGGTTTGTTTACACACCTCTCAAACGTGTGGGAACGATAGCGGTTTTTGTAGGAGCCATTCCTGGGGCATTTCCGCCAATGATTGGCTGGGTAGCTGCCACAAATCACTTTGGACTAGAACCAGGTATTTTGTTTGCGATTCAATTTTTCTGGCAATTCCCACATTTCTGGGCCATTGCTTGGGTATTGGATGAAGATTATAAAAAAGCAGGCTTTAATCTTTTACCTTCAAAAGGAGGAAAAGACCTAAATACGGCGATTCAAATGATGATTTATACTTTATTCCTTTTGCCAGTAGGGTGGCTGCCGTACGAGCTTGGAATGACAGGAATTAACTCAGCGCTGGTCGCTATGCTGTTTGGAGTGTTGTTTTTGGCACAAACGTTTCATTTGATGCGAAAGTGCTCAGATAAAACTGCTTTGCAGCTTATGTTTGGCTCATTTGCGTATTTGCCCATTGTACAAATCGCTTATTTGTTGGATAAGGCTTAG
- a CDS encoding heme A synthase, translating into MTSLRHTNSDTINRLFQKLALLTVVVVYVLIVIGGIVRSTGSGMGCPDWPKCFGSWVPPTEVSELPANYQEIFGAKLKGEVEFNVFKTWTEYLNRLFGVFTGLLIFATLLASIPFLKRDRPIFYMSLLAFLLVGFQGWLGAKVVSSELAPVMVTLHMLLAIVIVFVLIYTMARSYVGDVQLAEIKKKTFINKWLIWTLILSLVQVLLGTQVREVMDVAIKELGEAGRNQWIEHLGVKFYIHRSYSILLFGLHVGLLYWLRKATSQSGIIYKLTLALLVMVIIEIATGIIMAYWSVPAFAQPLHLTLATIALGLQFVLLLLINAEVVFNKRQLFTTENINA; encoded by the coding sequence ATGACCAGTTTGCGTCACACTAATTCTGATACAATTAATCGCTTATTTCAGAAGCTAGCACTTCTAACAGTAGTTGTCGTTTATGTTTTGATTGTAATCGGCGGGATTGTTAGAAGTACTGGCTCTGGGATGGGTTGTCCCGATTGGCCAAAATGTTTTGGCTCATGGGTTCCTCCAACAGAAGTTTCTGAACTACCTGCCAACTACCAAGAAATTTTTGGTGCCAAATTAAAAGGAGAGGTAGAATTTAATGTATTTAAGACCTGGACAGAATACCTTAATCGGCTTTTTGGGGTATTTACAGGACTCTTAATTTTTGCTACTCTTCTCGCTTCAATTCCTTTTCTTAAACGCGATCGACCGATTTTTTACATGAGCTTACTGGCATTTTTGCTAGTAGGGTTTCAAGGTTGGTTGGGTGCAAAAGTGGTATCTTCGGAGCTTGCTCCTGTTATGGTCACTTTGCACATGTTGCTGGCTATTGTCATCGTATTTGTATTGATTTATACCATGGCAAGGTCGTATGTTGGGGATGTTCAACTCGCTGAAATCAAAAAGAAAACGTTCATAAACAAGTGGCTTATTTGGACATTGATTTTATCACTTGTACAGGTCTTACTAGGAACACAAGTGAGAGAAGTAATGGATGTGGCGATAAAAGAACTTGGAGAAGCTGGCAGAAATCAGTGGATAGAGCATTTGGGCGTGAAGTTTTATATTCACCGTTCTTACTCAATTTTGCTTTTTGGGTTGCATGTAGGCTTACTTTATTGGCTACGAAAAGCGACCTCTCAAAGCGGTATCATTTATAAGTTGACGCTGGCGTTGTTGGTGATGGTCATTATTGAAATAGCCACTGGGATTATCATGGCATATTGGTCAGTCCCTGCATTTGCGCAACCTCTTCACTTGACACTCGCTACGATTGCACTGGGATTACAGTTTGTTCTTTTGTTGTTAATTAATGCCGAAGTAGTCTTCAACAAAAGACAATTATTCACTACTGAAAATATTAACGCCTAA
- a CDS encoding cbb3-type cytochrome c oxidase subunit I, with protein sequence MSVVEANLGHDVHSHDEHEHHELNFWRQYIFSEDHKVIAKQYMITGIFWAIIGAAMSVIFRLQLGFPGANLSWLKPFLGGWITETGALDPNFYLALVTMHGTIMVFFVLTAGLSGTFSNFLIPLQVGARDMASGFLNMLSFWLFFVSGLLMFISIFLETGPAAGGWVIYPPLSALPQAHMGSEMGMTLWLSSMAIFIMSSLLGSLNYVTTVINLRTRGMTFTRLPLTIWAFLITAVLGIISFPVLLSAALLLIFDRHFGTSFYLSEIYINGEALPNVGGSPILFQHLFWFLGHPEVYIVLLPALGITSEVIATNARKPIFGYRAMIASIMAIAFLAFIVWAHHMFVTGMNPFLGSIFMFLTLIIAVPSAVKAFNYITTLWRGNIVFTPGMLFSIGLVSLFVSGGLTGIILGNSALDIQLHDTYFVVAHFHIVMGAASAFGFFAGIYHWYPKMFGRMLNSTLGQIHFWLTFAGVYLVFMPMHYIGIAGFPRRYYQFTSFDFGKSFTDLNMFVSIAAIFTFFAQFIFLWNFFYSMFKGKVAPQNPWNSNTLEWTTPVNVGHGNWVGEIPAVYRWPYDYSKPGSDVDFIPQNIPHSQTLESNFPHENEYIAQEKEIEAQNYNDQFASH encoded by the coding sequence ATGTCAGTAGTAGAGGCTAACTTGGGACATGATGTCCACTCTCACGATGAACATGAGCACCACGAGTTAAACTTCTGGCGCCAATATATCTTCTCTGAAGATCACAAAGTGATAGCCAAACAGTACATGATAACTGGTATTTTTTGGGCTATCATTGGAGCTGCTATGTCGGTTATCTTCCGTTTGCAACTAGGGTTTCCTGGGGCAAACTTGAGCTGGTTAAAACCATTTCTAGGTGGCTGGATTACTGAAACAGGCGCATTAGACCCTAACTTTTACCTTGCCCTTGTAACCATGCACGGTACCATCATGGTATTCTTTGTATTGACGGCAGGTTTGAGTGGAACTTTCAGTAACTTCTTGATTCCATTGCAAGTTGGAGCTCGTGATATGGCATCAGGGTTTTTGAACATGCTTTCGTTTTGGTTATTCTTTGTTTCAGGTTTATTGATGTTTATCTCAATCTTCCTTGAAACAGGGCCAGCAGCAGGTGGTTGGGTGATTTATCCGCCGCTAAGTGCATTACCACAAGCCCACATGGGTTCTGAAATGGGGATGACACTCTGGTTATCAAGTATGGCGATTTTCATCATGTCTTCATTGTTGGGAAGTTTGAACTATGTTACAACCGTAATCAACCTTCGTACACGTGGTATGACTTTCACGCGTCTTCCATTGACAATTTGGGCATTCTTAATCACGGCTGTATTGGGAATTATCTCTTTCCCTGTATTGCTTTCAGCAGCCTTATTGTTGATTTTTGACCGTCATTTCGGAACAAGCTTCTATCTGTCAGAAATTTATATCAATGGCGAAGCTTTGCCAAACGTTGGTGGTAGTCCAATCTTGTTCCAACACTTGTTCTGGTTCTTAGGACACCCAGAAGTATATATCGTATTGTTGCCAGCCCTTGGTATCACATCAGAAGTAATTGCAACGAATGCCCGTAAGCCAATCTTTGGTTACCGTGCGATGATTGCCTCAATCATGGCGATTGCATTCCTTGCCTTTATCGTATGGGCGCACCACATGTTCGTAACGGGTATGAATCCATTCTTGGGCTCAATCTTTATGTTCTTGACGTTGATTATTGCGGTTCCTTCGGCGGTAAAAGCGTTTAACTACATCACAACTTTGTGGCGCGGAAACATCGTCTTTACGCCAGGTATGTTGTTCTCAATCGGTCTGGTATCGTTGTTCGTGTCAGGTGGTTTGACAGGTATCATTCTTGGAAACTCGGCACTAGATATTCAATTGCACGATACCTATTTTGTGGTAGCACACTTTCACATCGTAATGGGTGCGGCTTCGGCTTTCGGATTCTTCGCAGGTATTTACCACTGGTATCCAAAAATGTTTGGCCGTATGCTTAACAGCACACTTGGTCAAATTCACTTCTGGCTTACTTTTGCTGGAGTATATTTAGTGTTTATGCCAATGCACTACATTGGTATTGCAGGTTTCCCACGTCGTTATTACCAATTCACAAGCTTTGACTTTGGTAAGTCGTTCACTGATTTGAACATGTTTGTTTCGATAGCTGCTATCTTTACTTTCTTTGCTCAGTTTATATTCCTTTGGAATTTCTTCTACAGCATGTTTAAAGGTAAAGTAGCACCTCAAAACCCTTGGAATTCAAATACTTTGGAGTGGACAACACCAGTAAACGTAGGTCACGGAAACTGGGTAGGAGAAATCCCTGCCGTATATCGTTGGCCATACGATTATAGCAAGCCAGGATCTGACGTTGATTTTATTCCTCAAAATATTCCTCACTCTCAAACGCTCGAATCTAACTTCCCGCATGAGAATGAGTATATAGCGCAGGAAAAAGAAATTGAGGCTCAAAATTATAATGACCAGTTTGCGTCACACTAA